In Myxococcus fulvus, the following proteins share a genomic window:
- a CDS encoding YaiI/YqxD family protein: protein MRIWVDADACPTPVRDILLRASQRLKVPVVFVANKSLSLPRSELVSTVQVGAGLDVADQHIATSAQKGDLAVTQDIPLAALLVPRGVVTLDPRGELFSEENIAERLSVRNFMQELRESGVVTGGPSGFNAQDRQRFAATLDRELARLLPKRG, encoded by the coding sequence ATGCGAATCTGGGTCGACGCCGATGCCTGCCCCACGCCCGTCCGCGACATCCTCCTGCGCGCCTCGCAGCGCCTGAAGGTGCCGGTCGTCTTCGTGGCCAACAAGTCCCTGTCCCTGCCCCGCTCGGAGCTCGTCTCCACGGTGCAGGTGGGCGCGGGGCTGGACGTGGCGGACCAGCACATCGCCACCTCCGCCCAGAAGGGAGACCTGGCCGTCACCCAGGACATCCCCCTGGCGGCGCTGCTGGTGCCGCGCGGCGTGGTGACGCTGGACCCGCGCGGCGAGCTGTTCTCCGAGGAGAACATCGCCGAGCGGCTCTCCGTGCGGAACTTCATGCAGGAGCTGCGCGAGAGCGGCGTCGTGACGGGCGGCCCCAGCGGCTTCAACGCCCAGGACCGCCAGCGCTTCGCCGCCACGCTGGACCGCGAGCTGGCCCGGCTCCTGCCCAAGCGAGGCTGA
- a CDS encoding amidase, whose product MSYLRNPVKAPRVSGLALKAFVNTLESAVGSPVLEKLVRDSGIDRWRELSAGDAPPLQYPLPPGAPAAEPQSPTEQAARAIAAQPVKSERETVGAYVRAYREGDTNPVAVACRLNATIDHLERGAASMGWFIARKPDDVLRAAEDSAARLRRGRALSVLDGVPVVLKDEVDLAGFPTTLGTRFRNQVASVDSTVAARLKAAGALILGKANMNEIGINPIGLNPHHGVARNPWNRGHITGGSSSGSAAVVAAGLCPLSIGADGGGSIRIPAALCGIVGLKATWGRIPETGVPPLCWNVGHVGPMGLTVDDVAAAYALLAGPDGKDLVSQGQPPHHLSGYERADLTGVRLGICWPYFEDASPDVVARCKEAVRALTAAGATVVEVPAPDLNTVLWTHSCIILSEMAESMLPHSREHASDFGLDSRTNLAIGRHFRATDLVHALRHRHRLTRELLAVMAGVDVLVTPSTATTAPLIPEGTLPDGESNLPVVDALMRFVREGNLTGFPALSVPAGHDSAGLPVGLQLMGRPYEEHLLLRLGRVVERATSARTPAVHVTALR is encoded by the coding sequence ATGTCCTACCTACGCAACCCGGTGAAGGCGCCACGCGTGTCGGGGCTGGCGCTCAAGGCGTTCGTCAACACCCTGGAGAGCGCCGTCGGCTCGCCCGTGCTGGAGAAGCTGGTGCGCGACAGCGGCATCGACCGGTGGCGGGAGCTGTCCGCCGGTGATGCGCCGCCGCTCCAATATCCGCTGCCTCCGGGCGCGCCCGCCGCCGAGCCCCAGTCCCCCACGGAGCAGGCCGCGCGCGCCATCGCCGCGCAGCCCGTGAAGTCGGAGCGCGAGACGGTGGGCGCGTATGTCCGGGCCTACCGCGAGGGCGACACGAACCCGGTCGCCGTGGCTTGTCGTCTGAACGCGACCATCGACCATCTGGAGCGCGGCGCAGCGAGCATGGGGTGGTTCATCGCGCGCAAGCCCGACGACGTGCTCCGCGCCGCCGAGGACTCCGCGGCGCGGCTTCGCAGGGGACGCGCGCTGAGCGTGCTGGACGGCGTGCCGGTGGTGCTCAAGGACGAGGTGGACCTGGCGGGCTTCCCCACCACGCTGGGCACGCGCTTCCGCAACCAGGTGGCCTCGGTGGACTCGACGGTGGCCGCGCGTCTCAAGGCCGCGGGCGCGCTCATCCTGGGCAAGGCCAACATGAACGAGATTGGCATCAACCCCATCGGGTTGAATCCGCACCACGGCGTCGCGCGCAACCCGTGGAACCGGGGCCACATCACCGGAGGCAGCTCCAGCGGCTCGGCCGCCGTCGTCGCCGCGGGCTTGTGTCCGCTGAGCATCGGCGCGGACGGTGGCGGCTCCATCCGCATCCCCGCGGCCCTGTGTGGCATCGTCGGCCTCAAGGCGACGTGGGGCCGCATCCCCGAGACGGGCGTGCCGCCCCTGTGCTGGAACGTGGGGCACGTGGGGCCCATGGGCCTCACGGTGGACGACGTCGCGGCGGCGTACGCGCTGCTCGCCGGACCCGACGGCAAGGACCTGGTCTCCCAGGGGCAGCCCCCGCATCACCTGTCCGGTTACGAGCGCGCGGACCTGACGGGCGTGCGGCTGGGCATCTGCTGGCCCTATTTCGAGGACGCGTCACCGGACGTGGTGGCGCGCTGCAAGGAGGCGGTGCGCGCGCTGACGGCCGCGGGCGCCACCGTCGTGGAGGTGCCCGCGCCGGACCTGAACACCGTGCTGTGGACGCACAGCTGCATCATCCTCAGCGAGATGGCCGAGTCGATGCTGCCGCACTCGCGCGAGCATGCCTCGGACTTCGGGCTCGACTCGCGCACCAACCTGGCCATCGGCCGGCACTTCCGCGCCACGGACCTGGTGCACGCCCTGCGGCACCGCCACCGGCTGACGCGCGAGCTGCTCGCCGTCATGGCGGGCGTGGACGTCCTCGTCACCCCGTCGACGGCCACCACCGCGCCCCTCATCCCCGAGGGCACGCTGCCCGACGGCGAGTCGAACCTGCCCGTCGTCGACGCGCTGATGCGCTTCGTGCGCGAGGGGAACCTGACGGGCTTCCCCGCCCTGTCCGTCCCGGCCGGACACGACAGCGCGGGCCTGCCCGTGGGCCTGCAGCTCATGGGGCGCCCCTACGAGGAACACCTGCTGCTGCGCCTGGGCCGCGTGGTGGAGCGCGCCACGTCCGCTCGCACGCCCGCCGTGCATGTCACCGCCCTGCGCTGA
- a CDS encoding M14 family zinc carboxypeptidase: MSELLTRAEASNHAETSRHSDVLAFIDELCRRTKLARRVDFGTSGEGQPLVSLVVSDRNCFTPELARKQKKVVVMVEANIHAGEVEGKESVLALARDLTLTKLGQKLLDKLVLVLVPNFNPDGNDRISPNNRKLNLQELEGQVNPAGGVGTRYTGEGWNLNRDSTKQEAPETRAMAKLHQAWWPELFIDCHTTDGSIHDFDLTYDTSHSNEPLFQELRDYNRQMLDRVSQAVQKRHGFDSFWYGNYREEGVPTSGWHTYPALPRFGSHYRGLLGRLDVLLETYSYIDFPRRCAVMYAWLLELIREAARSAKTYRALTQAQEEAIIARGTTPDLQTLVGINYGVATRDGEGKLTFDYPAYAKPGDLARIQAFDEKSVTERRFPGKKRKVYRVPHFRTFIPTQSVSTPEAYLVPAALAPRLESQGIRFEVLPKAQRFLVDSYRIARREETFSPDVAANVPPPGQAELPQSQKPKPVRFETVLTVSPERGEREFAQGTLRVPTAQRAGTLAVYLLEPHSDDGFCRWQFLDTLLEVGGYYPVHRVVSPAPAPKKAE; this comes from the coding sequence ATGTCCGAGCTGCTCACCCGCGCCGAAGCCTCGAATCACGCCGAAACCTCGCGTCATTCCGACGTGCTCGCCTTCATCGACGAGCTCTGCCGCCGCACGAAGCTCGCCCGACGGGTGGATTTCGGCACCAGCGGCGAGGGCCAGCCCCTGGTGTCGCTGGTGGTGAGCGACCGCAACTGCTTCACGCCGGAGCTGGCGCGCAAGCAGAAGAAGGTCGTGGTGATGGTGGAGGCCAACATCCACGCCGGCGAGGTGGAGGGCAAGGAGTCGGTGCTCGCGCTCGCGCGGGATTTGACGCTCACGAAGCTGGGCCAGAAGCTGCTCGACAAGCTGGTGCTCGTCCTGGTCCCCAACTTCAACCCGGACGGCAATGACCGCATCAGCCCCAACAACCGCAAGCTGAACCTCCAGGAGCTGGAGGGGCAGGTCAACCCGGCGGGCGGCGTGGGCACGCGCTACACGGGCGAGGGCTGGAACCTCAACCGCGACAGTACCAAGCAGGAGGCGCCGGAGACGCGCGCCATGGCGAAGCTGCACCAGGCGTGGTGGCCGGAGCTGTTCATCGACTGCCACACCACCGACGGCAGCATCCACGACTTCGACCTGACCTACGACACGTCGCACTCCAACGAGCCGCTGTTCCAGGAGCTGCGCGACTACAACCGGCAGATGCTGGACCGCGTCTCCCAGGCGGTGCAGAAGCGCCACGGCTTCGACAGCTTCTGGTACGGCAACTATCGCGAGGAGGGCGTGCCCACCTCGGGCTGGCACACCTACCCGGCGCTGCCGCGCTTCGGCAGCCACTACCGGGGACTGCTCGGCCGGCTGGACGTGCTGCTGGAGACGTACAGCTACATCGACTTCCCGCGCCGCTGCGCGGTGATGTACGCGTGGCTGCTGGAGCTGATTCGCGAGGCGGCCCGGAGCGCGAAGACGTACCGCGCGCTCACCCAGGCGCAGGAGGAGGCCATCATCGCCCGGGGCACCACCCCGGATTTGCAGACGCTGGTGGGCATCAACTACGGCGTGGCCACGCGGGACGGGGAGGGGAAGCTGACGTTCGACTACCCGGCCTACGCGAAGCCGGGTGACCTGGCGCGCATCCAGGCGTTCGACGAGAAGAGCGTCACGGAGCGGCGCTTCCCGGGCAAGAAGCGCAAGGTCTACCGCGTGCCCCACTTCCGCACCTTCATCCCGACGCAGTCGGTGAGCACGCCGGAGGCGTACCTGGTGCCCGCGGCGCTGGCGCCCCGGCTGGAGTCGCAGGGCATCCGCTTCGAGGTGCTCCCCAAGGCGCAGCGCTTCCTGGTGGACAGCTACCGCATCGCCCGGCGAGAGGAGACCTTCAGCCCGGACGTGGCCGCCAACGTGCCGCCGCCCGGCCAGGCGGAGCTGCCGCAGAGCCAGAAGCCCAAGCCGGTGCGCTTCGAGACGGTGCTGACGGTGTCGCCCGAGCGCGGCGAGCGGGAGTTCGCCCAGGGCACGCTCCGCGTCCCCACCGCGCAGCGCGCGGGCACGCTGGCCGTCTACCTGCTGGAGCCACACTCGGATGACGGCTTCTGCCGGTGGCAGTTCCTGGACACCTTGCTGGAGGTGGGCGGGTACTACCCTGTGCACCGCGTGGTGAGCCCCGCCCCCGCGCCGAAGAAGGCGGAGTGA
- a CDS encoding lysophospholipid acyltransferase family protein, with protein MDVPPSPPTRPGLLSSLLRWGVACAAMPPLLTPALLLGPVSPGASDALMRTWCLWARRVFGVDVEVVDHNEGRYDASSYLFLQLNQTSLSETFVTPPALPRPVRIFMNIEYAALPFAGWVPWAQGSTVVVRQWSAQARRAVDRAAQALRAGASYYMSIEGRRSEDGRLNPYRKGAAVLAIHSGATLVPMVFHGARDVLPFGEWRVRPGRVRVELLPAIPTEGLRYEDRDALVERLRALAQARGLE; from the coding sequence ATGGACGTCCCTCCCTCGCCTCCTACCCGCCCGGGCCTGCTGTCGAGCCTGCTGCGCTGGGGTGTGGCGTGCGCGGCGATGCCGCCCCTGCTCACGCCCGCGCTCCTGCTGGGGCCCGTCAGCCCCGGGGCCTCGGACGCGCTGATGCGGACGTGGTGTCTGTGGGCCCGGCGCGTCTTCGGCGTGGACGTGGAGGTGGTGGACCACAACGAGGGCCGCTACGACGCGTCCTCGTATCTGTTCCTGCAGCTGAACCAGACGAGCTTGAGCGAGACGTTCGTGACGCCCCCGGCGCTGCCCCGGCCCGTGCGCATCTTCATGAACATCGAGTATGCGGCGCTGCCCTTCGCCGGCTGGGTGCCCTGGGCCCAGGGCTCCACGGTGGTGGTGCGCCAGTGGAGCGCGCAGGCGCGTCGCGCCGTGGACCGCGCCGCCCAGGCCCTGCGCGCGGGCGCCAGCTACTACATGTCCATCGAGGGCCGCCGCAGCGAGGACGGCCGGCTCAACCCCTACCGCAAGGGCGCGGCGGTGCTCGCCATCCACTCCGGCGCCACCCTGGTGCCCATGGTCTTCCACGGCGCGCGGGACGTGCTGCCCTTCGGGGAGTGGCGCGTCAGGCCGGGCCGGGTGCGCGTGGAGCTGCTGCCCGCCATCCCCACCGAGGGCCTGCGCTACGAGGACCGGGACGCGCTCGTCGAGCGGCTGCGGGCCCTCGCCCAGGCGCGGGGATTGGAATAG
- a CDS encoding LytR/AlgR family response regulator transcription factor, with protein sequence MMGGGEAAEPSVLRVALADDEPLARSRLRALLAAEPHVELVSEAASGAEAVRGVLQSSPDVLLLDVEMPAGDGFEVLRALPPESLPVVVFVTAWQQHAVRAFEAQALDFLLKPYDKERFRAALARARQQVRLVRRGEAVARQEALLSGLALSEAPLRRLPVKVDGRIRFVDCSAISHVESEANYVRVHVGTEQHVLRETLTHLEERLDTRRFLRVHRSVLVNLDQVREAEPLSQGEYLLVLGSSGTAVRTGRSHRVRVEAALGLGSDSAR encoded by the coding sequence ATGATGGGCGGTGGTGAAGCGGCGGAGCCGTCCGTGCTTCGCGTGGCGCTCGCGGATGACGAGCCGCTCGCCCGTTCGCGCCTGCGCGCATTGCTCGCGGCGGAGCCCCACGTCGAGCTCGTCTCCGAGGCCGCCAGCGGCGCGGAGGCCGTGCGCGGCGTGCTCCAGTCCTCTCCGGACGTGTTGTTGCTGGACGTCGAGATGCCGGCGGGTGACGGCTTCGAGGTCCTCCGCGCGCTGCCTCCCGAGTCGCTGCCCGTGGTCGTCTTCGTCACCGCGTGGCAGCAGCACGCCGTGCGCGCCTTCGAGGCCCAGGCGTTGGACTTCCTGCTCAAGCCCTATGACAAGGAGCGCTTCCGCGCCGCGCTCGCCCGCGCTCGCCAGCAGGTGCGCCTGGTGCGTCGGGGCGAGGCGGTGGCGCGGCAGGAGGCGCTCCTGTCCGGGCTCGCGCTGTCAGAGGCCCCGCTGCGGCGCCTGCCCGTCAAGGTGGACGGGCGCATCCGCTTCGTCGACTGCTCCGCCATCTCCCACGTCGAGTCCGAGGCCAACTACGTGCGCGTGCACGTGGGCACCGAGCAGCACGTGCTGCGCGAGACGCTGACCCATCTGGAGGAGCGCCTGGACACGCGGCGCTTCCTGCGCGTGCACCGCTCCGTGCTCGTCAACCTGGACCAGGTGCGCGAGGCGGAGCCGCTGTCCCAGGGCGAATACCTGCTGGTGCTCGGCTCGAGCGGTACCGCCGTGCGCACCGGGCGCAGTCACCGCGTCCGCGTCGAGGCCGCGCTGGGATTGGGAAGCGACAGCGCCCGCTGA
- a CDS encoding TolB family protein, whose product MSSFRRIPTLLAALALSVATSAPASAPGTPEVLSPGFISLPEQEEWRIAFTPDGRTAFWGVSAGFFPETRQATIVFSEWRNGRWTQPRPAPFSGVHSDIDPFVSPDGRRLFFSSIRPVNGQPRADVEMWVVERRRDGGWGEPRHLGAAVHSAADELYPSVDAEGTLYFGSDREGGYGGWDIYRSRPRHDGSYGPAENLGPAINTEYWEFNPNVLADGRTLLFASIARPDGYGYGDLYVARKTWRGWQPARNLGPTVNTDLDEYHPTLSPDQRTLYFVRHQYEPFVPGELYHVRVGGLLSEDGTCDVSH is encoded by the coding sequence ATGTCGTCGTTCCGTCGCATCCCCACGCTGCTCGCGGCGCTCGCGCTGTCCGTCGCGACGTCCGCCCCCGCCTCCGCGCCTGGCACGCCGGAGGTGCTCTCCCCCGGCTTCATCTCCCTGCCCGAGCAGGAGGAGTGGCGCATCGCCTTCACGCCGGACGGCCGCACCGCGTTCTGGGGCGTGAGCGCCGGCTTCTTCCCCGAGACGCGTCAGGCCACCATCGTCTTCTCCGAGTGGCGCAACGGCCGCTGGACGCAGCCCCGCCCCGCGCCCTTCTCCGGCGTGCACTCGGACATCGACCCGTTCGTCTCTCCCGACGGCCGCCGCCTGTTCTTCTCCTCCATCCGTCCCGTCAACGGCCAGCCGCGCGCGGACGTGGAGATGTGGGTCGTGGAGCGCCGCCGCGATGGCGGCTGGGGCGAGCCGCGTCACCTGGGCGCCGCCGTCCACAGCGCCGCCGACGAGCTCTACCCGAGCGTGGACGCGGAGGGCACGCTGTACTTCGGCTCGGACCGCGAGGGCGGCTACGGCGGCTGGGACATCTACCGCTCGCGCCCGCGTCACGACGGCTCCTACGGCCCCGCGGAGAACCTGGGGCCCGCCATCAACACCGAGTACTGGGAGTTCAACCCCAACGTCCTCGCGGACGGCAGGACGCTGCTGTTCGCGTCCATCGCCCGCCCGGATGGCTACGGCTACGGTGACCTCTACGTCGCTCGCAAGACGTGGCGCGGCTGGCAGCCCGCGCGCAACCTGGGGCCGACGGTGAACACGGACCTGGACGAGTACCACCCGACGCTCTCTCCGGACCAGCGCACGCTCTACTTCGTGCGCCACCAGTACGAGCCGTTCGTCCCCGGTGAACTCTACCACGTCCGCGTCGGCGGGCTGCTGTCCGAGGACGGCACCTGCGACGTGAGCCACTGA
- a CDS encoding glycoside hydrolase family 6 protein: MQLRQQMGWVPFVLAASLVAACGPSSSEILAPETTGVQAAELVELVVNGNFDNGQTAPWWSGPNTQSAVENGRLRVNVTGGTANPWDAPMGQDNIVLANGQAYTLTFTASATANVTVRATVQLGAAPYTAPLDQNITLDGTARTFTFPFTSNLATAAGQVTFQVGGRGAFSLFLDNVSLTTSGGGNPGGGPVAMTSGFYVDPNSNPAVWVRNNGGDSRASRIQASIASKPGARWFGNWSGDITAAVSSFVGAADTVDKLPVLVAYNIPGRDCGSHSGGGAGSPEAYRAWISAFVTGLGSRPAIVIIEPDAVAQLDCLPNDTERQTRLGLLRYATEQLRDRAPNTWAYLDGGNANWIGADTMAQRLESAGVRNIRGFALNVSNFYTTAQSTTYGTSVNSALSSRYGYTKPFVVDTSRNGNGHNGEWCNPGGRRLGVTSQVGGGAELLLWVKVPGDSDGNCGIAPNTPAGTFSPDLAIRLIDGT; this comes from the coding sequence ATGCAACTGCGTCAGCAGATGGGATGGGTGCCGTTCGTCCTCGCGGCGTCGCTGGTGGCGGCGTGTGGTCCGTCCTCCTCGGAGATACTCGCGCCGGAGACGACAGGCGTGCAGGCCGCGGAGCTGGTGGAACTGGTGGTCAACGGCAACTTCGACAACGGGCAGACGGCGCCCTGGTGGAGCGGGCCCAACACGCAGTCGGCGGTGGAGAACGGCCGGCTGCGCGTCAACGTCACGGGCGGCACGGCGAACCCGTGGGACGCGCCCATGGGACAGGACAACATCGTTCTGGCGAACGGGCAGGCCTATACGCTGACCTTCACCGCCTCCGCGACGGCGAACGTGACGGTGCGGGCCACGGTGCAGCTGGGCGCGGCGCCGTACACCGCGCCGCTGGACCAGAACATCACGCTGGACGGTACGGCGCGCACGTTCACCTTCCCCTTCACCTCGAATCTCGCGACGGCGGCGGGGCAGGTGACGTTCCAGGTGGGCGGGCGGGGCGCCTTCTCGCTGTTCCTGGACAACGTCTCGCTCACCACGTCGGGCGGAGGCAATCCGGGCGGCGGGCCGGTGGCGATGACGAGCGGCTTCTATGTGGACCCCAACTCCAACCCGGCCGTCTGGGTGCGCAACAACGGCGGGGACTCGCGCGCCTCGCGCATCCAGGCGTCCATCGCGAGCAAGCCAGGGGCGCGCTGGTTCGGCAACTGGAGCGGCGACATCACGGCCGCGGTGTCCAGCTTCGTCGGCGCGGCGGACACGGTCGACAAGCTGCCGGTGCTCGTGGCCTACAACATCCCCGGGCGTGACTGCGGCAGCCACTCCGGCGGCGGCGCGGGCAGCCCGGAGGCCTATCGCGCGTGGATCTCCGCCTTCGTCACCGGCCTGGGCAGCCGCCCCGCCATCGTCATCATCGAGCCGGACGCCGTCGCGCAGCTCGACTGTCTGCCCAACGACACCGAGCGCCAGACGCGCCTGGGCCTGCTGCGCTACGCGACGGAGCAGCTCCGGGACAGGGCGCCCAACACCTGGGCCTACCTGGACGGCGGCAACGCGAACTGGATTGGCGCGGACACCATGGCGCAGCGGCTGGAGTCCGCGGGCGTGCGCAACATCCGCGGCTTCGCGCTCAACGTGTCGAACTTCTACACGACGGCGCAGTCGACGACGTACGGCACCAGCGTCAACAGCGCGCTCAGCTCGCGCTACGGCTACACGAAGCCCTTCGTCGTGGACACCAGCCGCAATGGCAACGGGCACAACGGCGAGTGGTGCAACCCCGGCGGCCGCAGGCTGGGCGTGACATCCCAGGTGGGCGGCGGGGCGGAGCTGCTCCTGTGGGTGAAGGTGCCGGGGGACTCCGACGGCAACTGCGGCATCGCGCCGAACACGCCCGCGGGCACGTTCAGCCCCGACCTGGCCATCCGGCTCATCGACGGCACCTGA
- a CDS encoding sensor histidine kinase: MRDAEPVRPRVDEVEPLPSWAVWLGALGWWLADALISVSQTQLLQRIGELKVVEGALWRMSLASSLLWVPITVMCLRLSERVPLARGHLRRALGFHVGALLVVVLGRATFVVLTQDLIGWYERTPQVLDVLAQSVVNNLLPFVLLTAGAHALGLARRAHVRQRRADQLQAQLAQARLQALASQLRPHFLFNALNAVSSLVHVDPDAAEKMLARLGDLLRHSLESHARQEVTLREEQQALAPYLDIEQTRFGPRLEVAWKLGPDVLDARVPYLALQPLVENAIRHGLAPRAEPGRIEISAEREGDVLRLRVSDDGMGPPASGPPRGGGVGLSNLRARLATLYGPRAVLELRAGTPRGAVVELRVPLHDAPGGARVAA; encoded by the coding sequence ATGCGCGACGCGGAGCCGGTTCGTCCCCGAGTGGATGAGGTGGAGCCCCTGCCGTCCTGGGCCGTGTGGCTCGGGGCGTTGGGGTGGTGGCTCGCCGATGCGCTCATCTCCGTGAGCCAGACGCAGCTGCTGCAACGCATTGGCGAGCTGAAGGTCGTGGAGGGGGCGCTGTGGCGGATGTCCCTGGCCAGCTCCCTGCTGTGGGTTCCCATCACCGTGATGTGTCTGCGCCTGTCCGAGCGGGTGCCCCTGGCGAGAGGGCACCTGCGGCGGGCGCTGGGCTTCCACGTGGGGGCGCTGCTCGTCGTCGTGCTGGGACGGGCGACCTTCGTCGTGCTCACCCAGGACCTCATCGGCTGGTACGAGCGAACGCCCCAGGTGCTCGACGTGCTGGCGCAGAGCGTCGTCAACAACCTGCTGCCCTTCGTGTTGCTGACGGCGGGCGCGCATGCGCTGGGGCTGGCGCGTCGCGCGCACGTGCGTCAGCGGCGAGCCGACCAGCTCCAGGCGCAGCTCGCGCAGGCGCGGCTGCAGGCCCTGGCGTCGCAGCTGCGCCCCCACTTCCTCTTCAACGCGCTCAACGCCGTGTCCTCGCTGGTCCACGTGGACCCGGACGCGGCCGAGAAGATGCTGGCGCGTCTGGGGGATTTGCTGCGCCACAGTCTGGAGTCCCATGCGCGGCAGGAGGTGACGCTGCGCGAGGAGCAGCAGGCGCTGGCGCCGTACCTGGACATCGAGCAGACGCGCTTCGGGCCTCGACTGGAGGTCGCCTGGAAGCTGGGGCCCGACGTGCTGGATGCGCGGGTGCCGTATCTGGCGTTGCAGCCGTTGGTGGAGAACGCCATCCGTCATGGACTGGCGCCGCGTGCGGAGCCCGGGCGCATCGAGATCTCCGCCGAGCGGGAGGGCGACGTGTTGCGCCTGCGCGTGAGCGATGACGGGATGGGGCCTCCCGCGAGCGGCCCACCGCGAGGTGGTGGGGTGGGGCTGTCGAATCTGCGAGCGCGGTTGGCGACGTTGTACGGGCCTCGGGCCGTGCTGGAGCTGCGCGCGGGGACTCCTCGCGGCGCGGTGGTGGAGCTGCGGGTTCCGCTCCATGACGCGCCCGGCGGCGCGCGGGTGGCGGCATGA